TTGGAACCAAACCAGCGGTTTAGAAATGAAAACATTAAAGATACTATTGTATTTTTTGGTTCTGCCCGAACTAAATCTCCTGAAGAAGCTAAAATTTATTTAGAAAAAGTAAAAGAGCAAATTGCCACAGAAGATAAAAACCAGAAAAATAGCGAGCTACAGGAAGAACTTCAATTCGCTGAAAAACAGGTTTTCCTTTCCCGCTATTACAATGATGCAGTCGAACTTGCTAAACGCTTAACTACCTGGTCAAAATCACTTAATTCCAGTTCCAGATTTATTGTCTGCTCGGGCGGAGGTTTTGGAATGATGGAAGCAGCCAATAGAGGAGCCAGAGAGGCAAATGGAAAATCTATTGGTTTAAATATTAGTTTACCAATGGAACAATATCCCAATCAATACATATCACCTGAATTAAATTTCGAATTTCACTATTTCTTTATGCGAAAATTCTGGTTTGTTTACCTGGCTAAAGGATTGGTTATTTTCCCGGGTGGCTTTGGAACGCTGGATGAACTGTTCGAGGTGCTTACTTTAATTCAGACAAAAAAAATAGAAAAATGTCTCCCGATAGTCATTTATGGTACTGAATACTGGAAAAAAATAATCAACCTTAATGCAATGGTTGAGTATGGCACAATCAGTAAAAAAGATTTGGATTTATTCAGATTTTGCGATTCAGTTGATGATGCTTATAACTACTTAACCGGGGAACTTACAAAACTATACTGTGAAAATAACTAATTATTTAGTGCCAAAATATGATTTTACCACTAAATTTAATCTAATTATATGAAGGAATTAGGTATTTTTCCCGCTCAGCAGTAAATTGCTGTAATTCAAGCTGATAAGAGGTTTCAATCAGCTCGGGGGCTGCCTTTTCTTCCAGATATTTCCCTATTTTGTCAGTTCCCATAATTTTGTCAAACATCACAATATTATCAGGAGTGCTCTTTGGGACATTAAAATCTCCCAGCATGAAGGCATAAGCCAATGCATAAATACCACTTTTCGCAGGGTTAAAGTTGTATTTATCATCTATTTCCAATTTTACCCCACCGGCAGTATCCTTATCCTCAGGAATATAATTTACTCCGGGTAGTCCCGCTGAATTTAATACTTCAGCATAGCGCATAGAGTCTATCCCATTTCCACCAATCCATCGGAACTGATCCCGCTGGAAAACTCCTGTACCTTCTCCTAATCCTGTAGCCATATATCCATATAATGATTCAATGGTTGGTATATTTGGCGAAGTCTGAACAAAGGGAAGACCGGTATCCTCAAAAGACATGCCGCGATGATAACCATCCATAGCAACAACAGTTAAGTCTGCTCCTATATTGCGATTATAAAAAAGAGCTAACTCTCCAACAGTCATACCATGCGCCATCGGTATATTGTCTACACCAACAAACGACTTAAACCTATCCTCCATTACAGGCCCATCCACAATCAAACCCCCTAAAGGATTTGGCCTGTCCAGAACAATAATCGTTTTATTATATCTTTCGGCAGCTATCATACAATACTGAAGAGTAGACATATAAGTATAGCTGCGTGCTCCAATATCCTGAATATCAAAAAGCAGGGCTTCGATTTTCAGGAGCATCTCCTCAGTGGGCATTCTGGTACTTCCATAGAGACTATAAACCGGTATGTCATATTCAGGATGATTATATGAGTGAACCCAGGCTCCTGCCCTGGCAGTACCGTCAAGGCCATGCTCCGGGGCAAACAGTGCTATTAGTCTTGCACCTCTCGTGGCAAGCAAATTATCAATAAAACTATTTCCCTGGCTATCAACCCCGGTTTGGTTAGTAATCAAGCCAACGTTTTTGCCATCAATAAGATAATAATAATCATCCAGTAAAACCTCATTACCTAATTTTACTCTTACATCATTTCCAAACACTGCAAGTGTAGATAACTGTAAAATAAATATGTTTATTACTAAAATAAAGATTATTATATTAATTTTTTGATCATAAAACCTTTTTTTATTATTTTGAATATTTTTTTCTAAAAGCATTAATACGTCCTTTTAATATACAACTTTTAATATACAATACATATACTTCTTTCATTCCTTTTACCTTGTATTAAAATAATATGCCATAGTTTACTCAATAATGCAATATTATTTCATATCCGCGATACCCTTGGACACTATTATATAGTAATTATTACTATATAATAACATATATTGACTTATCATTAATAATTTGTTAAAATAATTAATGATTTTAATGATTTTATAAAAAACATTTGACATAATTGTGTTAATCATTTAATTTTGTGTTATAAGCATCCTGACCTTTTTAAGAGGTGATGGTATGGTTTTCGGAAAAATTTATTCCTTGGGAGCATTTGTAAATTGTTCTGAAGGGTGATAACCTGACCCGCGCTATTCTTTAGATGAGTAGTGCGGGTATTTTTATAATTATTGATAGCAATGATGACCATAAATAATTAAGAAATAACACTTTAATAACAGAAAGAATGGGGTAAATAATGAAACATAATTTAGCCTTTCAATCCGTAATATTTGACTTAGATGGTGTTGTTACCAAAACCGCTACAGTTCATGCACATTCCTGGAAAAAAGCTTTTGATGAATATCTGAAATTAAGAGAAAAAAGAGACGGAGAAAAATTTAAAGAATTTACTTATGAAAGAGATTATTTAAAATTTGTA
Above is a window of Atribacterota bacterium DNA encoding:
- a CDS encoding LOG family protein is translated as LEPNQRFRNENIKDTIVFFGSARTKSPEEAKIYLEKVKEQIATEDKNQKNSELQEELQFAEKQVFLSRYYNDAVELAKRLTTWSKSLNSSSRFIVCSGGGFGMMEAANRGAREANGKSIGLNISLPMEQYPNQYISPELNFEFHYFFMRKFWFVYLAKGLVIFPGGFGTLDELFEVLTLIQTKKIEKCLPIVIYGTEYWKKIINLNAMVEYGTISKKDLDLFRFCDSVDDAYNYLTGELTKLYCENN
- a CDS encoding DUF1343 domain-containing protein → MLLEKNIQNNKKRFYDQKINIIIFILVINIFILQLSTLAVFGNDVRVKLGNEVLLDDYYYLIDGKNVGLITNQTGVDSQGNSFIDNLLATRGARLIALFAPEHGLDGTARAGAWVHSYNHPEYDIPVYSLYGSTRMPTEEMLLKIEALLFDIQDIGARSYTYMSTLQYCMIAAERYNKTIIVLDRPNPLGGLIVDGPVMEDRFKSFVGVDNIPMAHGMTVGELALFYNRNIGADLTVVAMDGYHRGMSFEDTGLPFVQTSPNIPTIESLYGYMATGLGEGTGVFQRDQFRWIGGNGIDSMRYAEVLNSAGLPGVNYIPEDKDTAGGVKLEIDDKYNFNPAKSGIYALAYAFMLGDFNVPKSTPDNIVMFDKIMGTDKIGKYLEEKAAPELIETSYQLELQQFTAEREKYLIPSYN